One Papaver somniferum cultivar HN1 chromosome 10, ASM357369v1, whole genome shotgun sequence genomic window carries:
- the LOC113318853 gene encoding mitogen-activated protein kinase kinase kinase 2-like isoform X5, translating into MGFSLPEERNLDRLCKTQDLEAGDSKLKQEMLKLVLPGSLTGCRIDSADKLAYSDQKCCANSTTGSRFTGSRRKGGGGGYCGTMAGCAASSNSLRLRENSDADPLNPITQSLILTEMHSLNIMESMGQAVHFNDLNYVIYYWNRVAEQLYGYSASEALGRCTLGLIIEDQDFNEADEIRSRVAIGLCYTGQFPVRNKQGRRFQVIVTIKPLYDDNGEIIGFVCVSCDSQPFRDIAPVFSKTSPFPEDAHTNAGQKPRSGFTTPCFNTGEILHVVFCSKIWKLASRMTKILYSKLIPRVKTTKHEILHGGSLYANSQGFRETSFLDKWNDALQEASTINSRGDSDDKGKGKIAHEMVTYSRVWEGTKQHRFVTRIPTASGILYDEQEDDFNCQKSTEPESQIVQRSRFGGNEASGSISSFDSTGTVTISNSSICPLYNFGMDADSLNYDVSWEDLTFGEQIGQGSSATVYHGLWCGLDVAIKVFLKFENWDGLLSCFQQEVLLMKRLRHPNLLLFLGAVPSPQHPCIITEFLPRGSLFQLLQHNFVTMDWRRRVNMALDVARGMNHLHQWNPPIVHRDLKSSNLLVDENWTVKVGDFGLSRLKHATFLTTKKWRGTTQWMAPEVIRNEPVDEKSDVYSFGVVLWELATLKIPWYGLTPVQVIAAVGFMEQRLEIPKNMNPQWASLLENCWQSKPERRPIFGELLEKLVVLQSAETLFYSKPSDSLLGHGGS; encoded by the exons ATGGGCTTTTCACTTCCGGAAGAGAGAAACTTGGATCGCTTATGCAAG ACCCAAGATCTTGAAGCAGGAGATAGCAAGCTTAAACAAGAAATGTTGAAACTAGTCCTTCCTGGAAGCCTTACAGGCTGCAGAATCGATTCTGCAGATAAATTGGCTTACAGTGACCAGAAATGTTGCGCAAATTCAACTACGGGATCAAGATTCACGGGTTCAAGGAGAAAGGGTGGTGGTGGAGGTTATTGCGGAACCATGGCAGGGTGTGCGGCAAGCTCAAATTCATTAAGATTGAGAGAGAATAGTGATGCCGATCCTTTAAATCCCATAACACAAAGTTTAATTTTGACGGAGATGCATTCTTTGAATATCATGGAGTCAATGGGCCAGGCAGTTCATTTTAATGATCTCAATTATGTAATATATTACTG GAATCGTGTTGCTGAGCAACTTTATGGTTATTCTGCATCAGAAGCGCTTGGTAGGTGTACCCTTGGCCTCATTATTGAGGATCAAGACTTTAACGAAGCAGACGAAATCAGAAGCAGGGTTGCAATTGGGCTATGCTACACTGGGCAGTTTCCTGTCAGGAACAAACAAGGGAGACGATTTCAAGTCATTGTTACCATTAAGCCATTATATGATGATAATGGTGAGATCATTGGGTTTGTCTGTGTATCGTGCGATTCACAGCCCTTTCGAGATATAGCTCCAGTTTTCTCTAAAACAAGTCCTTTTCCGGAAGACGCCCACACTAATGCTGGTCAGAAGCCTAGAAGTGGTTTCACAACACCTTGTTTTAACACTGGGGAGATTCTGCATGTTGTGTTTTGCTCAAAAATATGGAAGCTG GCATCAAGAATGACCAAGATATTGTACTCAAAATTGATACCTCGTGTGAAAACTACGAAGCATGAGATCCTTCATGGGGGAAGCTTATATGCTAACTCTCAAGGTTTCAGAGAAACAAGTTTCTTGGATAAATGGAATGATGCTCTGCAGGAAGCATCCACAATAAACTCCCGCGGAGATTCTGATGACAAGGGTAAAGGTAAGATTGCTCACGAGATGGTGACTTATTCGCGGGTATGGGAAGGAACCAAACAACATAGGTTCGTAACAAGGATTCCCACCGCCAGTGgtatcttgtatgatgaacagGAAGATGATTTCAATTGTCAGAAGAGTACTGAGCCTGAAAGCCAGATAGTGCAACGTAGCCGATTCGGTGGAAATGAAGCCTCTGGTTCTATATCCTCTTTTGACAGCACGGGCACTGTAACCATTAGTAATAGCAGTATATGTCCTCTTTATAACTTCGGTATGGATGCAGACTCATTGAATTATGATGTCTCGTGGGAAGATTTGACCTTTGGTGAACAAATAGGGCAGG GTTCATCTGCAACCGTGTATCATGGCCTGTGGTGTGGCTTG GATGTTGCTATAAAGGTATTCCTCAAATTCGAGAACTGGGATGGATTATTAAGTTGCTTCCAACAAGAG GTGTTACTCATGAAGAGACTCCGACATCCGAATTTACTACTCTTTTTGGGAGCAGTGCCTTCACCTCAGCATCCCTGCATTATCACCGAGTTCCTCCCACG TGGAAGTCTGTTTCAGTTGCTTCAGCATAACTTTGTTACGATGGATTGGAGGCGGCGTGTTAACATGGCTTTAGATGTT GCCCGAGGAAtgaatcatcttcatcaatggaaccCACCAATCGTTCATCGTGATTTGAAGTCATCGAATCTGCTGGTTGACGAGAACTGGACTGTGAAG GTTGGTGATTTTGGTCTCTCGCGGCTCAAACATGCAACCTTTCTTACAACAAAGAAATGGAGGGGAACG ACACAGTGGATGGCGCCGGAGGTTATTCGTAACGAGCCAGTGGATGAGAA GTCTGATGTATATAGCTTTGGAGTTGTTTTGTGGGAGCTTGCCACACTGAAGATCCCCTGGTATGGCCTAACACCCGTGCAG GTGATTGCAGCTGTAGGATTCATGGAACAACGTCTGGAGATTCCGAAAAACATGAACCCACAATGGGCATCTTTACTTGAGAATTGCTGGCAAAG CAAGCCCGAACGCCGACCAATATTCGGAGAACTGCTTGAAAAGTTGGTGGTTCTACAGAGTGCAGAGACATTGTTTTATTCAAAGCCTAGTGATTCTCTTTTAGGGCATGGTGGTAGTTAA
- the LOC113318853 gene encoding mitogen-activated protein kinase kinase kinase 2-like isoform X4, with the protein MGFSLPEERNLDRLCKKTQDLEAGDSKLKQEMLKLVLPGSLTGCRIDSADKLAYSDQKCCANSTTGSRFTGSRRKGGGGGYCGTMAGCAASSNSLRLRENSDADPLNPITQSLILTEMHSLNIMESMGQAVHFNDLNYVIYYWNRVAEQLYGYSASEALGRCTLGLIIEDQDFNEADEIRSRVAIGLCYTGQFPVRNKQGRRFQVIVTIKPLYDDNGEIIGFVCVSCDSQPFRDIAPVFSKTSPFPEDAHTNAGQKPRSGFTTPCFNTGEILHVVFCSKIWKLASRMTKILYSKLIPRVKTTKHEILHGGSLYANSQGFRETSFLDKWNDALQEASTINSRGDSDDKGKGKIAHEMVTYSRVWEGTKQHRFVTRIPTASGILYDEQEDDFNCQKSTEPESQIVQRSRFGGNEASGSISSFDSTGTVTISNSSICPLYNFGMDADSLNYDVSWEDLTFGEQIGQGSSATVYHGLWCGLDVAIKVFLKFENWDGLLSCFQQEVLLMKRLRHPNLLLFLGAVPSPQHPCIITEFLPRGSLFQLLQHNFVTMDWRRRVNMALDVARGMNHLHQWNPPIVHRDLKSSNLLVDENWTVKVGDFGLSRLKHATFLTTKKWRGTTQWMAPEVIRNEPVDEKSDVYSFGVVLWELATLKIPWYGLTPVQVIAAVGFMEQRLEIPKNMNPQWASLLENCWQSKPERRPIFGELLEKLVVLQSAETLFYSKPSDSLLGHGGS; encoded by the exons ATGGGCTTTTCACTTCCGGAAGAGAGAAACTTGGATCGCTTATGCAAG AAGACCCAAGATCTTGAAGCAGGAGATAGCAAGCTTAAACAAGAAATGTTGAAACTAGTCCTTCCTGGAAGCCTTACAGGCTGCAGAATCGATTCTGCAGATAAATTGGCTTACAGTGACCAGAAATGTTGCGCAAATTCAACTACGGGATCAAGATTCACGGGTTCAAGGAGAAAGGGTGGTGGTGGAGGTTATTGCGGAACCATGGCAGGGTGTGCGGCAAGCTCAAATTCATTAAGATTGAGAGAGAATAGTGATGCCGATCCTTTAAATCCCATAACACAAAGTTTAATTTTGACGGAGATGCATTCTTTGAATATCATGGAGTCAATGGGCCAGGCAGTTCATTTTAATGATCTCAATTATGTAATATATTACTG GAATCGTGTTGCTGAGCAACTTTATGGTTATTCTGCATCAGAAGCGCTTGGTAGGTGTACCCTTGGCCTCATTATTGAGGATCAAGACTTTAACGAAGCAGACGAAATCAGAAGCAGGGTTGCAATTGGGCTATGCTACACTGGGCAGTTTCCTGTCAGGAACAAACAAGGGAGACGATTTCAAGTCATTGTTACCATTAAGCCATTATATGATGATAATGGTGAGATCATTGGGTTTGTCTGTGTATCGTGCGATTCACAGCCCTTTCGAGATATAGCTCCAGTTTTCTCTAAAACAAGTCCTTTTCCGGAAGACGCCCACACTAATGCTGGTCAGAAGCCTAGAAGTGGTTTCACAACACCTTGTTTTAACACTGGGGAGATTCTGCATGTTGTGTTTTGCTCAAAAATATGGAAGCTG GCATCAAGAATGACCAAGATATTGTACTCAAAATTGATACCTCGTGTGAAAACTACGAAGCATGAGATCCTTCATGGGGGAAGCTTATATGCTAACTCTCAAGGTTTCAGAGAAACAAGTTTCTTGGATAAATGGAATGATGCTCTGCAGGAAGCATCCACAATAAACTCCCGCGGAGATTCTGATGACAAGGGTAAAGGTAAGATTGCTCACGAGATGGTGACTTATTCGCGGGTATGGGAAGGAACCAAACAACATAGGTTCGTAACAAGGATTCCCACCGCCAGTGgtatcttgtatgatgaacagGAAGATGATTTCAATTGTCAGAAGAGTACTGAGCCTGAAAGCCAGATAGTGCAACGTAGCCGATTCGGTGGAAATGAAGCCTCTGGTTCTATATCCTCTTTTGACAGCACGGGCACTGTAACCATTAGTAATAGCAGTATATGTCCTCTTTATAACTTCGGTATGGATGCAGACTCATTGAATTATGATGTCTCGTGGGAAGATTTGACCTTTGGTGAACAAATAGGGCAGG GTTCATCTGCAACCGTGTATCATGGCCTGTGGTGTGGCTTG GATGTTGCTATAAAGGTATTCCTCAAATTCGAGAACTGGGATGGATTATTAAGTTGCTTCCAACAAGAG GTGTTACTCATGAAGAGACTCCGACATCCGAATTTACTACTCTTTTTGGGAGCAGTGCCTTCACCTCAGCATCCCTGCATTATCACCGAGTTCCTCCCACG TGGAAGTCTGTTTCAGTTGCTTCAGCATAACTTTGTTACGATGGATTGGAGGCGGCGTGTTAACATGGCTTTAGATGTT GCCCGAGGAAtgaatcatcttcatcaatggaaccCACCAATCGTTCATCGTGATTTGAAGTCATCGAATCTGCTGGTTGACGAGAACTGGACTGTGAAG GTTGGTGATTTTGGTCTCTCGCGGCTCAAACATGCAACCTTTCTTACAACAAAGAAATGGAGGGGAACG ACACAGTGGATGGCGCCGGAGGTTATTCGTAACGAGCCAGTGGATGAGAA GTCTGATGTATATAGCTTTGGAGTTGTTTTGTGGGAGCTTGCCACACTGAAGATCCCCTGGTATGGCCTAACACCCGTGCAG GTGATTGCAGCTGTAGGATTCATGGAACAACGTCTGGAGATTCCGAAAAACATGAACCCACAATGGGCATCTTTACTTGAGAATTGCTGGCAAAG CAAGCCCGAACGCCGACCAATATTCGGAGAACTGCTTGAAAAGTTGGTGGTTCTACAGAGTGCAGAGACATTGTTTTATTCAAAGCCTAGTGATTCTCTTTTAGGGCATGGTGGTAGTTAA
- the LOC113318853 gene encoding mitogen-activated protein kinase kinase kinase 2-like isoform X2, translated as MKRTEYSVFGLQPARIPIWAFHFRKRETWIAYARSIERNLWSVLRQGSCTHKNFASGRLVEAEILSFFSIIRTQDLEAGDSKLKQEMLKLVLPGSLTGCRIDSADKLAYSDQKCCANSTTGSRFTGSRRKGGGGGYCGTMAGCAASSNSLRLRENSDADPLNPITQSLILTEMHSLNIMESMGQAVHFNDLNYVIYYWNRVAEQLYGYSASEALGRCTLGLIIEDQDFNEADEIRSRVAIGLCYTGQFPVRNKQGRRFQVIVTIKPLYDDNGEIIGFVCVSCDSQPFRDIAPVFSKTSPFPEDAHTNAGQKPRSGFTTPCFNTGEILHVVFCSKIWKLASRMTKILYSKLIPRVKTTKHEILHGGSLYANSQGFRETSFLDKWNDALQEASTINSRGDSDDKGKGKIAHEMVTYSRVWEGTKQHRFVTRIPTASGILYDEQEDDFNCQKSTEPESQIVQRSRFGGNEASGSISSFDSTGTVTISNSSICPLYNFGMDADSLNYDVSWEDLTFGEQIGQGSSATVYHGLWCGLDVAIKVFLKFENWDGLLSCFQQEVLLMKRLRHPNLLLFLGAVPSPQHPCIITEFLPRGSLFQLLQHNFVTMDWRRRVNMALDVARGMNHLHQWNPPIVHRDLKSSNLLVDENWTVKVGDFGLSRLKHATFLTTKKWRGTTQWMAPEVIRNEPVDEKSDVYSFGVVLWELATLKIPWYGLTPVQVIAAVGFMEQRLEIPKNMNPQWASLLENCWQSKPERRPIFGELLEKLVVLQSAETLFYSKPSDSLLGHGGS; from the exons ATGAAAAGAACTGAGTACTCGGTTTTCGGTTTACAACCTGCCCGAATTCCCATATGGGCTTTTCACTTCCGGAAGAGAGAAACTTGGATCGCTTATGCAAG ATCCATTGAACGGAACTTATGGTCCGTTCTGCGACAGGGTTCGTGCACCCACAAAAACTTCGCTTCCGGGAGATTGGTCGAAGCCGAAATATTGAGCTTCTTTAGCATAATTCGT ACCCAAGATCTTGAAGCAGGAGATAGCAAGCTTAAACAAGAAATGTTGAAACTAGTCCTTCCTGGAAGCCTTACAGGCTGCAGAATCGATTCTGCAGATAAATTGGCTTACAGTGACCAGAAATGTTGCGCAAATTCAACTACGGGATCAAGATTCACGGGTTCAAGGAGAAAGGGTGGTGGTGGAGGTTATTGCGGAACCATGGCAGGGTGTGCGGCAAGCTCAAATTCATTAAGATTGAGAGAGAATAGTGATGCCGATCCTTTAAATCCCATAACACAAAGTTTAATTTTGACGGAGATGCATTCTTTGAATATCATGGAGTCAATGGGCCAGGCAGTTCATTTTAATGATCTCAATTATGTAATATATTACTG GAATCGTGTTGCTGAGCAACTTTATGGTTATTCTGCATCAGAAGCGCTTGGTAGGTGTACCCTTGGCCTCATTATTGAGGATCAAGACTTTAACGAAGCAGACGAAATCAGAAGCAGGGTTGCAATTGGGCTATGCTACACTGGGCAGTTTCCTGTCAGGAACAAACAAGGGAGACGATTTCAAGTCATTGTTACCATTAAGCCATTATATGATGATAATGGTGAGATCATTGGGTTTGTCTGTGTATCGTGCGATTCACAGCCCTTTCGAGATATAGCTCCAGTTTTCTCTAAAACAAGTCCTTTTCCGGAAGACGCCCACACTAATGCTGGTCAGAAGCCTAGAAGTGGTTTCACAACACCTTGTTTTAACACTGGGGAGATTCTGCATGTTGTGTTTTGCTCAAAAATATGGAAGCTG GCATCAAGAATGACCAAGATATTGTACTCAAAATTGATACCTCGTGTGAAAACTACGAAGCATGAGATCCTTCATGGGGGAAGCTTATATGCTAACTCTCAAGGTTTCAGAGAAACAAGTTTCTTGGATAAATGGAATGATGCTCTGCAGGAAGCATCCACAATAAACTCCCGCGGAGATTCTGATGACAAGGGTAAAGGTAAGATTGCTCACGAGATGGTGACTTATTCGCGGGTATGGGAAGGAACCAAACAACATAGGTTCGTAACAAGGATTCCCACCGCCAGTGgtatcttgtatgatgaacagGAAGATGATTTCAATTGTCAGAAGAGTACTGAGCCTGAAAGCCAGATAGTGCAACGTAGCCGATTCGGTGGAAATGAAGCCTCTGGTTCTATATCCTCTTTTGACAGCACGGGCACTGTAACCATTAGTAATAGCAGTATATGTCCTCTTTATAACTTCGGTATGGATGCAGACTCATTGAATTATGATGTCTCGTGGGAAGATTTGACCTTTGGTGAACAAATAGGGCAGG GTTCATCTGCAACCGTGTATCATGGCCTGTGGTGTGGCTTG GATGTTGCTATAAAGGTATTCCTCAAATTCGAGAACTGGGATGGATTATTAAGTTGCTTCCAACAAGAG GTGTTACTCATGAAGAGACTCCGACATCCGAATTTACTACTCTTTTTGGGAGCAGTGCCTTCACCTCAGCATCCCTGCATTATCACCGAGTTCCTCCCACG TGGAAGTCTGTTTCAGTTGCTTCAGCATAACTTTGTTACGATGGATTGGAGGCGGCGTGTTAACATGGCTTTAGATGTT GCCCGAGGAAtgaatcatcttcatcaatggaaccCACCAATCGTTCATCGTGATTTGAAGTCATCGAATCTGCTGGTTGACGAGAACTGGACTGTGAAG GTTGGTGATTTTGGTCTCTCGCGGCTCAAACATGCAACCTTTCTTACAACAAAGAAATGGAGGGGAACG ACACAGTGGATGGCGCCGGAGGTTATTCGTAACGAGCCAGTGGATGAGAA GTCTGATGTATATAGCTTTGGAGTTGTTTTGTGGGAGCTTGCCACACTGAAGATCCCCTGGTATGGCCTAACACCCGTGCAG GTGATTGCAGCTGTAGGATTCATGGAACAACGTCTGGAGATTCCGAAAAACATGAACCCACAATGGGCATCTTTACTTGAGAATTGCTGGCAAAG CAAGCCCGAACGCCGACCAATATTCGGAGAACTGCTTGAAAAGTTGGTGGTTCTACAGAGTGCAGAGACATTGTTTTATTCAAAGCCTAGTGATTCTCTTTTAGGGCATGGTGGTAGTTAA